The following coding sequences are from one Leptospira stimsonii window:
- the mutY gene encoding A/G-specific adenine glycosylase, which translates to MKLRKSLLSWFQKNKRDLPFRLNKNAYRIWVSEIMLQQTRVAAMLPIYETFLARFPNPSALQSASEDEVMKYWKGLGYYSRARNLKKGASLLVEKFAGEFPEKYEDALSIPGVGSYTASAVLSIAYGKPHAVLDGNVKRVLSRLFLIEQDPGLNSTNQLLGNLAQEFLTPESPGDHNEAMMELGALVCVPIPLCGSCPLAEHCEAKIAGREREIPVSKSVDNWIDLDLNFLFLKSKERLLLLKYPGRRFFKTIYSLPFRMEGKHPYETDPIVESLFDESKLNINSNRVRHSITNHRIQLRFSERSEDDRTLIERTFSKNEDILFKWVREEDLKEEFPSSIAGKLIKLKHKTIKQPELPAGKI; encoded by the coding sequence TTGAAACTCAGAAAATCCTTACTTTCCTGGTTTCAAAAAAACAAACGGGATCTACCCTTTCGACTCAACAAAAACGCCTATCGAATTTGGGTCAGCGAGATCATGCTCCAGCAAACTCGTGTCGCGGCCATGCTCCCGATTTACGAAACGTTTTTGGCGCGATTTCCAAATCCTTCCGCCTTACAAAGCGCGTCCGAAGACGAGGTGATGAAATATTGGAAAGGACTCGGTTACTATTCCCGAGCTCGGAATTTAAAAAAGGGCGCGAGCCTTTTGGTTGAAAAATTTGCGGGAGAATTTCCGGAGAAGTATGAGGATGCTTTATCGATACCGGGGGTGGGAAGTTATACCGCGTCGGCGGTTCTATCGATCGCCTACGGAAAACCACACGCGGTTCTGGACGGAAACGTAAAACGTGTTTTATCCAGACTCTTTTTGATCGAACAAGATCCTGGACTCAATTCCACAAATCAACTTTTGGGAAACCTGGCTCAGGAATTTTTAACTCCGGAATCTCCTGGAGATCACAACGAAGCGATGATGGAGCTGGGAGCCTTGGTCTGCGTTCCGATTCCTCTTTGTGGATCCTGTCCCTTGGCCGAACACTGCGAGGCAAAAATCGCAGGAAGGGAACGAGAGATTCCGGTTTCCAAATCGGTCGACAATTGGATCGATCTGGATCTGAATTTTCTATTCTTGAAATCGAAGGAACGGCTTCTTCTACTAAAGTATCCAGGAAGAAGATTTTTTAAGACGATCTATTCGCTTCCGTTTCGAATGGAGGGGAAACATCCCTATGAAACGGATCCGATCGTAGAATCGTTGTTTGACGAATCGAAATTGAATATAAATTCGAATCGAGTTCGACACTCCATCACAAATCATAGAATTCAACTCAGGTTCAGCGAACGATCCGAAGACGATCGAACGTTGATCGAAAGAACCTTCTCTAAAAACGAGGACATACTTTTCAAATGGGTGCGAGAAGAAGATCTTAAGGAAGAATTTCCTTCTTCGATCGCGGGAAAGTTGATCAAACTCAAACATAAAACGATAAAACAACCGGAACTTCCGGCGGGAAAAATATGA
- a CDS encoding adenylate/guanylate cyclase domain-containing protein: MNELAEFAKNIALGTPEDIIQREEDYFRALSRIVRYRNKEALTREMMNHIVNSDRNRILEEKKKADVLLQNILPEYMIEELKLKGKVRPIQHENAVVILTDFVGFSDISRYMSPNELLKELSIYFDEFEKICTQHRIEKVKTIGDAFLAVGGLGGYKRTAKLDSLLASLKMMEYTENRKKERMKNGEDAWGLRIAIHSGTLIAGVVGHTKIAFDIWGHTVNLASRIETIGEPGKITVSKSIYNDVRDYFDCSYVGMKELKGVGSHDIYTIDSIKKKLASSESVSVPGPNFEKLYRALEKGKHIMLMDGKYHISNPSRPEKINVLTRD; the protein is encoded by the coding sequence TTGAACGAGTTAGCCGAATTCGCGAAAAATATCGCCCTCGGAACTCCCGAAGACATTATTCAAAGAGAGGAAGATTATTTTCGCGCGTTGAGTAGAATCGTACGTTATCGAAATAAGGAAGCTCTAACTCGAGAAATGATGAATCACATCGTAAACAGCGATCGCAACAGAATTCTCGAAGAGAAAAAAAAGGCGGACGTACTTTTACAGAATATTCTTCCCGAATATATGATCGAAGAACTGAAGCTAAAAGGAAAAGTTCGCCCGATCCAACACGAGAATGCGGTCGTCATTCTTACGGACTTTGTCGGATTTTCTGATATCAGCCGTTATATGAGTCCGAACGAACTCTTAAAGGAACTTTCCATCTACTTCGATGAGTTCGAAAAAATCTGCACCCAACATAGGATCGAAAAGGTTAAAACGATCGGGGACGCGTTTCTCGCTGTAGGCGGGTTAGGCGGATATAAAAGAACTGCGAAGTTGGATTCTCTTCTCGCTTCCCTCAAGATGATGGAATATACAGAAAATCGAAAGAAAGAAAGAATGAAGAACGGAGAGGATGCTTGGGGTCTTCGGATCGCGATCCATTCTGGAACCCTCATCGCGGGAGTCGTCGGGCATACCAAGATCGCGTTCGATATCTGGGGTCATACGGTAAACCTCGCTTCCCGCATTGAAACGATCGGAGAGCCGGGAAAGATCACCGTTTCAAAATCCATCTACAACGACGTTAGGGACTACTTCGACTGTTCTTATGTAGGAATGAAAGAATTGAAAGGGGTCGGTTCCCACGATATTTACACGATCGATTCCATCAAAAAGAAATTAGCAAGTTCGGAATCCGTTTCGGTGCCCGGTCCGAATTTCGAAAAACTGTATCGAGCTTTGGAGAAAGGAAAACATATCATGTTGATGGACGGAAAATACCATATTTCCAATCCAAGCAGACCGGAGAAAATAAACGTCCTTACCAGAGATTAA
- a CDS encoding MBL fold metallo-hydrolase, producing the protein MSENDVAQAETQKNIQRELTLEIDTNYAVEIAEDIYWIGFYDQKESLHCNPYMIKNGDSTILIDPGSIPDFPVVARKVFSLVAPNSIETIILQHQDPDLCANVPIFEDLSGDSPVQIIAETRTVYLIKHYGVKGSVIRIGDELTYFSTPSGRELQFISTPFAHSPGAMITFDIKSRVLFTSDILGGLGREWSLYHDAKALDNMKAFMQAYIPSNLALRYALLKILSFDAEVIAPQHGQIIRKEQLPAIIDELWNLPCGLDLIKDDWIQKARKGELR; encoded by the coding sequence TTGTCCGAGAATGACGTTGCGCAAGCGGAAACGCAGAAAAATATTCAGAGAGAATTGACTCTCGAAATCGATACAAACTACGCGGTCGAAATCGCCGAAGACATCTACTGGATCGGATTCTACGATCAAAAAGAATCCCTCCATTGTAACCCCTACATGATCAAAAACGGCGATAGCACCATTTTGATCGACCCAGGCTCTATTCCTGACTTCCCAGTCGTAGCCCGAAAGGTATTTTCTCTCGTGGCGCCGAATTCCATAGAAACGATCATCTTACAACACCAGGATCCGGATCTTTGTGCCAACGTTCCCATCTTTGAGGATTTAAGCGGAGACAGTCCCGTTCAGATCATCGCGGAAACCAGAACGGTATATTTGATCAAACACTACGGAGTAAAGGGAAGTGTGATTCGAATCGGAGACGAGTTGACTTATTTCTCGACGCCGAGCGGGCGAGAACTTCAGTTTATCAGCACTCCATTCGCACATTCTCCAGGAGCGATGATTACCTTCGATATAAAATCCAGAGTTCTTTTTACGAGCGATATTTTGGGTGGGTTGGGAAGAGAATGGTCCTTGTATCACGACGCAAAGGCATTGGACAACATGAAGGCATTTATGCAAGCCTATATTCCTTCTAATCTCGCTTTACGTTATGCGCTCTTGAAGATTTTGAGTTTTGACGCGGAAGTAATCGCGCCACAACACGGACAAATCATTCGAAAAGAACAACTTCCAGCGATCATCGACGAACTCTGGAATCTACCTTGCGGTCTTGATCTGATCAAGGACGATTGGATTCAAAAAGCAAGAAAGGGTGAACTGCGTTGA
- a CDS encoding response regulator, translating to MKRIALKILYIEDEELIRVMMVRFLERFLTSVRSAENGKVGWDVFLEYQPDVVITDIKMPLLDGIELTKKIREHDLNIPIAAMTAFSEPEIIEEARRAGANEIFIKPVNVERIKELLLTYEK from the coding sequence ATGAAACGAATCGCATTAAAAATTCTTTATATAGAAGACGAAGAATTGATCCGAGTGATGATGGTTCGATTCTTAGAACGTTTTTTGACATCCGTTCGTTCCGCTGAAAACGGAAAAGTCGGTTGGGATGTGTTCCTTGAGTACCAACCGGATGTCGTAATTACAGATATCAAGATGCCACTGTTAGACGGCATAGAACTCACAAAAAAAATTAGGGAACACGATTTGAATATTCCGATTGCCGCGATGACCGCCTTTTCAGAACCTGAGATAATCGAGGAAGCTCGAAGGGCAGGAGCGAACGAAATCTTTATCAAGCCGGTTAACGTGGAAAGGATAAAGGAGCTTCTGCTTACATATGAAAAATAG
- a CDS encoding GAF domain-containing sensor histidine kinase — translation MNSHFGSRESHPPIFHTNKFGEYLSSNPQFLTFLELESIEDTATVFSQSASEIFAEFAKNAFEDKVIVSVDFRIPSGFIKRRSVFIRKIIQSEEVLEIEGVVLPEIPKAKKARGKKTIAVNRSYLIRNEVNQWILRSKSVQELYDGVCRILKAEENFGFVCFGAVESRKNIIFQVSYAGEDPFFLNTDSKTMNLGPGIKVLKTGQPLIIEDIQNEVDFDQWKEACLRFGYQSMGVFPIFLLSELISVLCIFSKEKYYFLEDEAGIYTEIVKDLALGLKNIRESEQRFLAVNALRESDERFQAIFETVVDAIIMITPKGSILMFNTAAEKMFGYSFTEVVGKNVNFLMPEPYHSEHDDYLKRYRETREKKIIGIGREVVGLRKDGTTFPIELAVSEFFQNQVQYFVGVIRDMSARKKSENDLREKTWALEELNRSLEARVDSEIQKRREQEKTMIVRSRLADMGEMIGNIAHQWRQPLNVIALCVQDLSYAFEDGELDEEYISDSTKKIMNLVEQMSGTIDDFRNYFRPNKTKEKFSLKSLIQKSFSLVSESLKNQNISIYFNPNEDYEVFGFPNEFSQVILNIIANSRDAIMESQPSDPSIHVDIRKEGDRKMVTIRDNGGGIGVSALEKLFQPYFTTKDQGKGTGIGLYMSKSIIENNMGGKIHAYNSEEGAVMVIELP, via the coding sequence ATGAATTCCCACTTTGGATCTCGAGAAAGCCACCCTCCCATCTTTCACACGAATAAGTTCGGGGAATATCTATCTTCGAATCCTCAGTTTCTGACTTTTTTAGAATTAGAATCAATCGAGGACACTGCAACCGTCTTCTCTCAATCCGCTTCCGAAATCTTTGCCGAATTCGCAAAGAATGCCTTCGAGGACAAGGTCATCGTTTCTGTGGACTTTCGGATCCCCTCCGGCTTTATCAAACGAAGGTCCGTTTTTATTCGAAAGATCATACAAAGCGAGGAGGTGTTGGAAATCGAAGGAGTCGTTCTCCCCGAAATTCCGAAAGCGAAAAAGGCCCGGGGAAAAAAGACGATCGCCGTGAATCGATCCTATTTGATTCGAAACGAGGTGAACCAATGGATTTTACGATCCAAATCCGTTCAAGAACTCTACGACGGAGTCTGTAGAATTCTCAAAGCAGAGGAGAATTTCGGTTTTGTTTGCTTCGGTGCCGTCGAATCTAGAAAAAATATAATATTCCAAGTTTCTTATGCGGGCGAAGATCCTTTTTTCTTGAACACGGACTCGAAAACGATGAATTTAGGACCCGGGATCAAAGTTTTAAAGACCGGTCAACCGCTGATCATTGAAGATATCCAAAACGAGGTCGATTTTGATCAATGGAAAGAAGCCTGTCTCCGGTTCGGCTATCAATCGATGGGAGTTTTTCCGATCTTTTTGTTAAGCGAATTGATTTCAGTGCTTTGTATCTTTTCAAAGGAGAAATACTATTTTTTAGAGGATGAGGCCGGGATTTATACAGAAATCGTAAAGGACTTGGCCTTGGGTCTAAAAAACATCCGAGAGAGCGAGCAAAGATTCCTAGCTGTCAACGCGTTACGCGAAAGCGACGAGAGATTTCAAGCTATTTTCGAAACAGTGGTGGATGCGATCATCATGATCACTCCGAAGGGTTCGATTCTTATGTTCAATACCGCCGCTGAAAAAATGTTCGGATATTCTTTTACGGAAGTCGTAGGAAAGAATGTGAATTTTCTGATGCCCGAACCGTATCACTCCGAACACGACGATTATTTAAAACGATATAGGGAAACCCGTGAGAAAAAGATCATAGGAATCGGTCGGGAGGTAGTCGGCCTGAGAAAGGACGGAACTACGTTTCCGATCGAACTCGCGGTTTCCGAATTCTTCCAGAATCAAGTGCAATACTTCGTAGGAGTCATTCGTGACATGAGTGCGAGAAAGAAGTCCGAGAACGATCTGAGGGAAAAAACTTGGGCCTTGGAGGAGTTGAATCGAAGTCTTGAGGCAAGAGTGGATTCCGAAATTCAGAAAAGAAGAGAACAGGAAAAGACGATGATCGTTCGATCCAGACTCGCCGATATGGGCGAAATGATAGGGAATATCGCCCATCAGTGGAGACAACCGCTCAATGTGATCGCTCTTTGTGTTCAAGACCTATCGTACGCTTTCGAAGACGGGGAACTCGACGAGGAATATATAAGCGATTCCACAAAAAAGATTATGAATTTGGTGGAACAGATGTCCGGGACCATCGACGATTTTCGGAATTATTTCCGTCCGAATAAAACAAAGGAAAAATTCTCCTTAAAGTCTTTGATACAAAAATCTTTCTCTCTCGTGTCCGAAAGTTTAAAAAATCAAAATATTAGTATTTACTTTAATCCTAATGAAGATTATGAGGTATTCGGTTTCCCTAATGAATTCTCGCAGGTGATCCTGAATATAATTGCAAATTCAAGGGATGCGATTATGGAATCACAACCCTCCGATCCGTCTATTCACGTCGATATTCGAAAAGAAGGAGATAGGAAAATGGTTACGATCAGAGATAACGGCGGAGGAATCGGAGTATCGGCCTTGGAAAAACTTTTTCAGCCGTACTTTACGACTAAGGATCAAGGTAAGGGAACTGGCATCGGTCTTTATATGTCTAAATCAATCATCGAGAATAATATGGGTGGAAAGATACACGCGTACAATTCGGAAGAGGGCGCGGTGATGGTAATAGAACTGCCATGA
- a CDS encoding GMC oxidoreductase, giving the protein MGTDPKTFVVDSSRRVHGTKNLYLSVFSVFPSSSSANPSFTIMAPSVFSPAKKIRILG; this is encoded by the coding sequence ATGGGTACAGATCCGAAAACTTTCGTAGTCGATAGTTCACGCCGTGTTCACGGAACGAAAAATCTCTATCTAAGCGTTTTTTCCGTCTTTCCATCGTCTTCTTCTGCGAATCCGAGTTTTACGATTATGGCTCCTTCCGTCTTCTCGCCGGCAAAAAAAATTAGAATCTTGGGATAA
- the queG gene encoding tRNA epoxyqueuosine(34) reductase QueG — translation MIESKEIISELSPLIEECGFDFYGISEAVIPETDRKNILTWVQEGKHGKMDWYPKNMDLRLHFKNLGFEPKSVIALGTLYNDLDYDTISKTMSFRFSRYAVGEDYHQVLRRMANPLLQELRKKFPSNQFRQGVDSLPISEKVLAREAGLGWQAKNTNLIHPEFGSYFFISVILTDLPISVAKIPVKDRCGTCNACIDACPTNALAPYQIDAGKCISHHTLEDRSEKIPNTFGWIAGCDICQDVCPWNQVKARKKGIQTEREELKTRPIFKENPESILDLDQDGFERNFGDSAISRMNFKMFRRNVELAKEWALKKETF, via the coding sequence ATGATCGAAAGTAAAGAAATAATTTCCGAACTGTCTCCTTTGATTGAAGAATGCGGATTCGACTTCTATGGAATCAGTGAAGCCGTGATCCCGGAAACGGATCGAAAGAATATCCTTACTTGGGTGCAAGAAGGGAAACATGGTAAGATGGATTGGTATCCTAAGAATATGGATCTGCGTCTCCATTTTAAGAATCTGGGATTCGAACCAAAGTCCGTTATAGCGCTCGGTACTCTTTATAACGATTTAGATTATGATACAATTTCCAAGACGATGTCATTTCGGTTTTCCCGCTATGCGGTCGGAGAGGACTATCATCAAGTTCTCAGAAGAATGGCGAATCCCTTGCTCCAAGAGCTAAGAAAAAAATTTCCGTCGAATCAATTCCGTCAAGGTGTGGATTCTCTTCCGATATCGGAAAAGGTCTTAGCAAGAGAAGCCGGACTTGGTTGGCAAGCGAAGAATACGAATCTCATACATCCCGAATTTGGATCTTATTTTTTTATCAGTGTCATTCTCACCGATCTTCCTATTTCTGTGGCTAAGATCCCAGTTAAAGATCGATGTGGAACTTGCAACGCTTGTATCGATGCCTGTCCAACAAACGCTCTCGCTCCGTACCAAATCGACGCCGGAAAATGTATCTCACATCATACTTTGGAGGATCGCTCCGAGAAGATTCCGAATACGTTCGGTTGGATCGCCGGTTGTGATATTTGTCAGGACGTTTGTCCTTGGAATCAAGTGAAGGCACGTAAGAAAGGGATTCAAACGGAGAGGGAAGAATTGAAGACAAGGCCGATATTCAAGGAAAATCCCGAATCCATTTTAGATTTGGATCAAGATGGCTTTGAACGAAACTTTGGGGATTCGGCGATTTCCAGGATGAATTTCAAAATGTTCCGGAGAAACGTAGAACTCGCGAAAGAATGGGCTCTGAAGAAAGAAACGTTTTGA
- a CDS encoding LIC_11502 family protein, giving the protein MQKELSERIKFPKTDLSLLPKNSEALPYSDVIGAIRLVTLPEEKLAKQIVFASVVGALRGFQERDLKPFHANHKYIFGELSSEILNTMKDIGSIDQISNEERIKILKEAFEFGIRKVYHLEWKLYTSREIF; this is encoded by the coding sequence ATGCAAAAAGAATTATCCGAAAGAATCAAATTTCCTAAGACCGATCTTTCTTTACTTCCTAAAAATTCCGAAGCGCTTCCCTATTCCGATGTCATCGGTGCGATTCGTCTTGTAACACTTCCCGAAGAAAAACTCGCAAAACAAATCGTATTCGCTTCCGTAGTTGGAGCTCTTCGCGGATTTCAAGAAAGAGATCTGAAACCGTTTCACGCCAATCATAAATATATCTTTGGAGAATTGAGTTCGGAGATTTTAAATACGATGAAAGACATCGGTAGCATCGATCAAATTTCAAACGAAGAAAGAATCAAAATTCTAAAAGAAGCCTTCGAGTTCGGAATCCGAAAAGTCTACCACTTGGAATGGAAACTTTACACATCGAGAGAAATCTTTTGA
- a CDS encoding DUF350 domain-containing protein has product METVLGYLSTLGKDAVFFLISFVLFYIGKKIKDWIEPGDLDHEIIINNNTAVSSGLAGYYLGLTLILLVILSSPGVDFVSDCFQVLFYGLLGILLLNLSYFINDKVIFRAFDFNELIYSGKNVAVGTVVFGSSIASSVIIAASLSGDSSALSLSVWKDWGLLEPIQKLLDGTVLGIVFFSIGQIALILFTFAYRKMIPYSLDLELKDRENLAAGISYSGALIALGIIIARALHKDPVSMELTLFHIFLDFILGLIVIPAVRLLTDAVILPGSTLKEEISRDQNVGVGLLEAVVLISFAGILFYAV; this is encoded by the coding sequence ATGGAAACAGTACTTGGTTATCTGAGCACATTAGGTAAAGACGCGGTATTCTTCTTAATTAGTTTCGTTCTTTTTTATATCGGTAAAAAAATCAAAGACTGGATCGAACCAGGAGATCTCGACCATGAGATCATCATCAATAACAATACGGCGGTTTCCTCCGGACTCGCAGGGTATTATCTCGGGTTGACCTTGATTCTTCTTGTGATTCTATCTTCTCCCGGAGTGGATTTTGTTTCGGATTGTTTTCAAGTTCTATTCTACGGACTTCTCGGAATTCTACTCTTAAATCTATCTTATTTTATCAACGATAAGGTTATATTCAGAGCTTTCGATTTTAACGAGTTGATTTATTCGGGGAAAAATGTGGCGGTAGGGACGGTTGTGTTCGGAAGTAGCATCGCTTCTTCGGTCATCATCGCGGCCTCATTGAGCGGGGACAGTTCCGCACTTTCTCTTTCCGTATGGAAGGACTGGGGACTCTTAGAACCGATTCAAAAACTTTTGGACGGAACCGTCCTTGGAATCGTATTTTTCTCGATAGGCCAAATTGCACTCATTCTATTTACGTTTGCGTATCGCAAAATGATTCCGTATTCTTTAGATCTGGAACTGAAGGATCGAGAGAATCTTGCGGCGGGAATCTCATATAGCGGAGCGTTGATCGCACTGGGAATCATCATAGCAAGAGCCTTGCATAAGGATCCGGTTTCCATGGAACTGACCCTGTTTCATATCTTTTTGGACTTTATCTTAGGTCTGATCGTTATTCCCGCTGTAAGACTTCTCACCGATGCCGTGATCCTACCCGGAAGCACGTTAAAGGAAGAAATCAGCCGGGATCAAAATGTGGGAGTCGGTTTGCTCGAAGCGGTCGTTCTGATCAGCTTTGCTGGAATTTTATTCTACGCGGTTTAA
- the map gene encoding type I methionyl aminopeptidase yields MIFIKNKSEIEKMRAAGKLAAKLLDYISSYVQPGVSTLQLNDLCEEFTKKHGAKSAPLGYKGFPKSVCTSVNQVVCHGIPKATEVLKEGDIINIDVTPILDGYHGDSSRTFIVGGKTSPEVATLVADTERAMYIGIEQIKPGNRVHDIANAIDDFLTPKGYGIVRDLMGHGIGRGFHEDPQIPHFRQNRKLAKLEPGMIFTVEPMVNLGTWQVNFSKEDHWTVTTKDNKWSAQFEHTVLVTEKGYEILTVSG; encoded by the coding sequence TTGATCTTCATTAAGAATAAGAGCGAAATCGAAAAAATGAGGGCGGCTGGGAAACTGGCCGCTAAGCTTTTAGACTATATTTCTTCTTACGTTCAACCGGGAGTTTCGACTCTTCAGTTGAATGATCTTTGTGAAGAATTTACGAAGAAGCACGGAGCGAAGTCGGCTCCACTCGGTTATAAAGGATTTCCAAAATCGGTCTGTACTTCCGTAAATCAAGTTGTCTGTCACGGGATTCCCAAAGCGACTGAAGTTTTAAAGGAAGGGGATATCATCAATATCGATGTCACTCCAATATTGGACGGATATCATGGTGATTCTTCTCGCACCTTCATCGTAGGTGGAAAGACGAGTCCAGAAGTTGCCACCTTGGTTGCAGATACGGAACGGGCGATGTATATCGGAATCGAGCAGATCAAACCCGGAAACCGAGTTCATGATATCGCAAATGCAATCGATGATTTTCTAACTCCCAAAGGATACGGAATCGTTCGAGACCTGATGGGGCATGGAATCGGAAGAGGCTTTCACGAAGACCCGCAAATTCCTCACTTTCGTCAGAATCGAAAGCTCGCAAAGTTAGAACCTGGAATGATTTTCACGGTCGAACCGATGGTGAACCTCGGTACATGGCAGGTAAATTTTTCCAAAGAAGATCATTGGACGGTGACTACGAAAGATAACAAGTGGTCCGCGCAGTTCGAGCATACGGTTCTGGTTACCGAAAAAGGCTATGAAATTTTAACCGTATCAGGTTAA